In the genome of Sorangium aterium, one region contains:
- a CDS encoding alkaline phosphatase family protein, which yields MHRTVVLNVVGLTGELLGDATPNLKRLAREGAMRPLQTVLPAVTCTVQSTFTTGLLPSGHGCVANGWYFRDIAEVNLWRQANQLVAGEKIWEAARRRDPTFTCAKLFWWYNMYSSADYAVTPRPIYWADGLKLPDIYTEPASLRDELVVRLGEFPLFNFWGPNADIRSTEWIARCARHMYDTRRPTLTLVYLPHLDYNLQRLGPDHPAIKDDLRAVDAVCGELIDHVRKDGARVIVLSEYGITRVSGVVHINRALREQDLLRVRNERGLEKLDAGASEAFAVADHQIAHVYVRRPERIQEVKALLERLPGVEVVLDAEGKRSAGLEHARSGELIAISRADRWFSYYYWLDDDSAPEFARTVDIHRKPGYDPVELFADPKLRALPVRIAWRLLKKKLGFRYLMDVIPLDAALVNGSHGRLTERSEQGPLILSTCDSMLPDERVHAVDVSKIVLDHIFD from the coding sequence ATGCACCGCACCGTCGTCCTCAATGTCGTCGGGCTCACCGGCGAGCTCCTCGGCGACGCCACGCCGAACCTGAAGCGGCTCGCTCGGGAAGGGGCGATGCGCCCGCTCCAGACCGTGCTGCCAGCGGTCACGTGCACGGTCCAGTCGACCTTCACGACAGGGCTCCTCCCGAGCGGGCACGGCTGCGTCGCGAACGGCTGGTACTTCCGTGACATCGCCGAGGTGAACCTCTGGCGCCAGGCGAACCAGCTGGTGGCAGGGGAGAAAATCTGGGAGGCCGCGCGTCGGCGCGATCCGACGTTCACATGTGCCAAGCTGTTCTGGTGGTACAATATGTACAGCTCGGCGGATTATGCGGTGACGCCGCGGCCGATCTACTGGGCGGACGGGCTCAAGCTGCCGGATATTTACACCGAGCCGGCGTCGTTGCGCGATGAGCTCGTCGTCCGGCTGGGTGAGTTCCCGCTCTTCAATTTCTGGGGTCCGAACGCGGACATCCGATCGACGGAGTGGATTGCACGGTGCGCGCGCCATATGTACGACACGCGCCGACCAACGTTGACGCTGGTCTACCTCCCGCACCTCGACTACAACCTGCAGCGGCTAGGGCCGGATCATCCGGCGATCAAGGATGACCTTCGCGCGGTGGACGCCGTGTGCGGGGAGCTGATCGACCATGTGCGCAAGGACGGGGCACGGGTGATCGTCCTGTCCGAGTACGGCATCACGCGCGTGTCCGGCGTGGTGCACATCAACCGTGCGCTCCGAGAGCAGGACCTTCTTCGCGTCCGGAACGAGCGTGGTCTCGAGAAGCTCGACGCCGGCGCGTCCGAGGCGTTCGCAGTGGCGGATCATCAGATAGCGCATGTCTATGTGCGTCGCCCGGAGCGTATTCAAGAGGTGAAGGCGCTTCTTGAGAGGCTCCCCGGAGTTGAGGTCGTCCTCGACGCGGAAGGCAAGCGTTCCGCCGGGCTCGAACATGCACGATCGGGGGAGCTCATCGCGATCTCACGAGCGGACCGGTGGTTTAGCTACTACTACTGGCTCGATGACGACAGTGCCCCAGAGTTTGCCAGGACTGTCGATATTCATCGCAAGCCTGGGTACGATCCTGTGGAGTTATTTGCTGATCCCAAGCTGCGCGCCTTGCCCGTCCGTATCGCTTGGAGGCTTCTCAAGAAGAAGCTTGGGTTTCGCTATCTCATGGACGTGATCCCGCTAGACGCCGCGCTGGTAAATGGATCGCACGGTCGTTTGACCGAGCGATCGGAGCAGGGGCCGCTCATTCTGTCTACTTGTGATTCGATGCTGCCAGACGAACGCGTGCACGCTGTCGACGTCAGCAAAATTGTGTTGGACCACATTTTTGACTGA
- a CDS encoding UbiA family prenyltransferase, whose translation MSSRARVYLRLGRVSNLPTVWTNVLCGMALSGSGPRASEVALVGFAVSLMYVGGMFLNDAFDREIDARERPERPIPSGLVSAREVFAVGYGLLVAGVLIVGGHAYVAHRGMAPALASALLAGAIVLYDAWHKGNPLSPALMGACRVLVYVSAALAAGGQLGSAVIGGGVALLFYLIGLTAIAKQENLLAVRSLWALGFMAVPFLATLGAPLTGTMGTIAYGALAGCVIHAVKLLRGTRKDRIPRAVVTLIAGISLLDAVLIAKSGAPGAGGAAALAMMGFPLTLAMQRVVRGT comes from the coding sequence ATGAGCTCGCGCGCACGGGTGTATCTGCGGCTCGGCCGCGTCTCGAACCTGCCCACGGTGTGGACGAACGTGCTCTGTGGCATGGCCCTATCGGGGTCTGGGCCGCGGGCGTCCGAGGTGGCGCTGGTGGGGTTCGCGGTGTCGCTGATGTACGTGGGCGGCATGTTCCTCAACGACGCGTTCGACCGGGAGATCGACGCGCGCGAGCGGCCCGAGCGGCCGATCCCATCCGGCCTGGTGAGCGCTCGGGAGGTGTTCGCGGTCGGCTACGGCCTGCTCGTGGCGGGGGTGCTGATCGTGGGCGGCCATGCCTATGTGGCGCACCGAGGGATGGCGCCCGCCCTGGCGAGCGCGCTGCTCGCCGGGGCGATCGTCCTTTACGATGCCTGGCACAAGGGGAACCCGCTGAGCCCGGCGTTGATGGGAGCATGCCGCGTGCTGGTCTATGTGAGCGCCGCGCTCGCGGCGGGCGGGCAGCTCGGGAGCGCGGTGATCGGTGGGGGCGTGGCGCTGCTGTTCTATCTGATCGGGCTGACCGCGATCGCGAAGCAGGAGAACCTGCTGGCGGTGCGCAGCCTGTGGGCGCTCGGCTTCATGGCGGTCCCCTTCCTGGCAACACTCGGTGCGCCGCTCACGGGGACGATGGGGACGATCGCGTACGGGGCGCTCGCTGGCTGCGTGATCCACGCGGTGAAGTTGCTGCGGGGGACGCGGAAGGACCGCATCCCTCGCGCCGTGGTGACGCTCATCGCGGGGATATCGCTGCTGGACGCGGTGCTCATCGCGAAGAGCGGAGCGCCAGGCGCCGGCGGCGCGGCGGCGCTGGCGATGATGGGATTCCCGCTGACGCTGGCGATGCAGCGGGTGGTGAGGGGGACGTGA
- the eboE gene encoding metabolite traffic protein EboE has translation MRLACAGAPHLTYCTNIHAGETWSEVKQSLETHLLAIWSRAAGGEEGALRGQGGRGAEGLGPSARRRCGVGLRLSARAAAELAAPAELDAFRDFLERNGLYVFTLNGFPYGRFHGAAVKERVYLPDWLDEERLAYSNLLATLLAELLPANEGLMGSVSTVPGAFRPRVRTPSDAAAMARRLVEHAAHLVEIRRRTGKHIALALEPEPCCFLETTPEAIGFFTDHVFAPERARELSALAGMSLPDAEEALRSHLGLCFDACHMAVEFEDAPASLAALRAAGIGVHKVQLSAGLRARVAEREPATMARLRAYAEDVVYLHQVVERREGGGELVRYLDLPEALASLEGAKAAPPGAQSEEWRVHFHVPIFRELEGTLATTQPELATLLSHLRDSPATQHLEVETYTWDVLPEDQRRGGLVEAVARELRWVEERMVGNGSVGVGVGEGRGVNVGEGRGVGGSGGVGGGREVGASYGGRADSGVGASSGGRADRGAGAQR, from the coding sequence ATGAGGCTCGCGTGCGCGGGCGCGCCGCACCTCACGTACTGCACGAACATCCACGCGGGCGAGACGTGGTCGGAGGTGAAGCAGAGCCTCGAGACACACCTGCTCGCGATCTGGTCGCGCGCGGCCGGCGGGGAGGAAGGGGCGCTGCGCGGACAAGGCGGCAGAGGGGCGGAGGGCCTCGGGCCAAGCGCGCGCCGCCGGTGCGGGGTGGGGCTGCGGCTCTCGGCGAGGGCGGCGGCGGAGCTCGCCGCGCCGGCGGAGCTCGACGCGTTCCGCGATTTTCTCGAGCGGAACGGCCTGTACGTGTTCACGCTGAACGGCTTTCCCTACGGCCGGTTCCACGGCGCGGCGGTGAAGGAGCGCGTGTACCTGCCCGACTGGCTCGACGAGGAGCGGCTCGCGTACAGCAATCTCCTGGCGACGCTCCTCGCCGAGCTGCTGCCGGCGAACGAGGGCCTGATGGGCAGCGTCAGCACGGTGCCCGGCGCGTTCAGGCCGCGGGTGCGCACGCCGAGCGACGCGGCGGCGATGGCGCGGCGGCTGGTCGAGCACGCGGCGCACCTCGTCGAGATCCGCCGCCGCACGGGCAAGCACATCGCGCTGGCCCTCGAGCCGGAGCCGTGCTGCTTCCTCGAGACGACGCCCGAGGCGATCGGCTTCTTCACCGATCACGTGTTCGCGCCAGAGCGCGCCCGCGAGCTGTCGGCGCTGGCCGGGATGAGCCTGCCGGACGCCGAGGAGGCGCTCCGGAGCCACCTCGGCCTCTGCTTCGACGCGTGCCACATGGCGGTGGAGTTCGAGGACGCCCCCGCGTCGCTCGCGGCGCTCCGCGCGGCGGGGATCGGCGTGCACAAGGTGCAGCTCAGCGCCGGGCTGCGCGCGCGCGTGGCGGAGCGCGAGCCGGCGACGATGGCGAGGCTGCGCGCGTATGCGGAGGACGTCGTCTACCTGCACCAGGTGGTCGAGCGGCGCGAAGGCGGGGGCGAGCTCGTTCGCTACCTGGATCTGCCCGAGGCGCTGGCGTCGCTCGAGGGCGCGAAGGCGGCGCCGCCCGGAGCGCAGTCGGAGGAGTGGCGCGTCCACTTCCATGTGCCGATCTTCCGGGAGCTCGAGGGCACGCTCGCGACGACGCAGCCGGAGCTGGCAACGCTGCTGTCGCACCTGCGAGACTCGCCTGCGACGCAGCACCTCGAGGTAGAGACCTACACCTGGGATGTACTGCCGGAGGACCAGCGCCGCGGCGGGCTTGTCGAGGCGGTGGCGAGGGAGCTCCGCTGGGTGGAGGAGCGGATGGTGGGTAACGGGAGCGTGGGCGTCGGCGTCGGCGAGGGCCGGGGCGTTAACGTCGGCGAGGGCCGGGGCGTTGGCGGGAGCGGTGGAGTCGGCGGCGGCCGCGAAGTCGGGGCAAGCTACGGTGGGCGAGCGGACTCCGGAGTCGGGGCGAGCTCCGGTGGGCGAGCGGACCGCGGAGCGGGGGCACAGCGATGA
- a CDS encoding 3-dehydroquinate synthase — MMLLHLQRIAVPFEYPVYFTEGVFSPSNADLAAAIAAKEPRRRHRVLPVIDGGVAAAWPSLADDIARYMGARPDLLTLAAEPIVVPGGEAAKNDGAATAALQARLDALGMDRQSFVMIVGGGAVLDMVGYAAATVHRGVRVVRVPTTVLAQADSGVGVKNGVNAFGKKNLLGTFAPPFAVLIDPRFLETLPLRDKVAGMAEAVKVALIRDARLFSWLSEHAPALASGSLAPLAQLVRRSAEIHLQHIASAGDPFELGSARPLDFGHWAAHKLESLTKHRLRHGEAVAIGIAIDTLYAELAGLCSQATAAAVVAALEALGFTLWDDALALTRTCERGERGERGERLCVLDGLDEFREHLGGELTVTLLEDVGRAREVHAMEERHIVAAIARLRERAARRGALAATGAAGAATGTAGTATGAAGVATGAAGAATGAAGAATGAAGAATGAAGAATGAAGAATGAAGAATGAAGAATGAAGVATGAAGTAMGAAGVATGAAQS; from the coding sequence TTGATGCTGCTTCATCTGCAACGGATCGCGGTCCCCTTCGAGTACCCCGTCTACTTCACGGAGGGCGTCTTCTCGCCGAGCAACGCCGACCTCGCGGCCGCCATCGCCGCGAAGGAGCCGCGCCGGCGCCACCGCGTGCTGCCGGTGATCGACGGCGGCGTCGCGGCGGCGTGGCCGTCTCTGGCGGACGACATCGCGCGGTACATGGGCGCGCGCCCGGACCTGCTCACGCTCGCGGCCGAGCCGATCGTGGTCCCCGGCGGCGAGGCGGCGAAGAACGACGGCGCGGCGACGGCCGCGCTGCAGGCGAGGCTCGACGCGCTGGGGATGGATCGGCAGTCGTTCGTGATGATCGTCGGAGGCGGCGCGGTGCTCGACATGGTCGGCTACGCGGCGGCGACGGTGCACCGAGGCGTCCGGGTCGTGCGGGTCCCGACCACGGTGCTCGCGCAGGCCGACTCCGGGGTCGGCGTGAAGAACGGCGTCAACGCGTTCGGGAAGAAGAACCTGCTCGGCACGTTCGCCCCGCCGTTCGCGGTGCTCATCGATCCGCGCTTTCTGGAGACGCTGCCCTTGCGCGACAAGGTGGCGGGGATGGCGGAGGCGGTGAAGGTCGCGCTGATCCGGGACGCGAGGCTGTTCTCGTGGCTGTCCGAGCACGCGCCCGCGCTCGCGTCGGGGTCGCTCGCGCCGCTCGCGCAGCTCGTGCGCCGCTCGGCGGAGATCCACCTCCAGCACATCGCGAGCGCGGGCGACCCGTTCGAGCTCGGGAGCGCGCGGCCCCTCGACTTCGGGCACTGGGCTGCGCACAAGCTGGAGTCGCTCACGAAGCACAGGCTCCGCCACGGAGAGGCGGTCGCGATCGGGATCGCGATCGACACGCTGTACGCCGAGCTGGCCGGCCTGTGCAGCCAGGCGACGGCGGCCGCGGTGGTGGCGGCGCTCGAGGCGCTCGGCTTCACGCTGTGGGACGACGCGCTCGCGCTGACGCGCACGTGCGAGCGGGGCGAGCGGGGCGAGCGAGGCGAGCGGCTCTGCGTGCTCGATGGGCTGGACGAGTTCCGCGAGCACCTCGGCGGGGAGCTCACGGTGACGTTGCTCGAGGACGTGGGGCGCGCCCGCGAGGTGCACGCGATGGAGGAGCGGCACATCGTCGCGGCGATCGCGCGGCTGCGCGAGCGCGCCGCGAGGCGGGGCGCGCTCGCGGCGACCGGCGCGGCGGGCGCGGCTACGGGAACGGCGGGCACGGCCACGGGAGCGGCGGGCGTGGCCACCGGAGCGGCGGGCGCGGCCACGGGAGCGGCGGGCGCGGCCACGGGAGCGGCGGGCGCGGCCACGGGAGCGGCGGGCGCGGCCACGGGAGCGGCGGGCGCGGCCACGGGAGCGGCGGGCGCGGCCACGGGAGCGGCGGGCGCGGCCACGGGAGCGGCGGGTGTGGCCACCGGAGCGGCGGGCACGGCCATGGGAGCGGCGGGCGTGGCCACGGGAGCGGCGCAATCATGA
- a CDS encoding oligosaccharide flippase family protein, producing MAGSSALARKAVLGAVWTIATGLGSRVLGLIGTLVLTRFIAPDVYGEVSAASVVIMTAHFMSSLGTGQFIASRPNLDRQMVFNATVYFHVAGLVAIAAVYLLREPIAVHLVGAPGMLQFMPGLILAMFIDRIWYVPDRLLIREMRFRSVSLRNAAGELTYTAASVSLAMLGWGGNAIVVATLLRAVVRVVTTVPAVKLSEWLTPSPLSGEKARELFAFGIPLNFGSLANFGASKWDNLVMIRLFGEQVGGLYNLAWNLADIPASQVGERIGDVLVPSFAKLEPEQRKAALVRALTLLALLIFPLAVGLGAVAPTILNDTFFNEAWEPAGPLLAVLSALGVTRPIGWVLSSYMQVYGRTRTIMVLEWLKVAAIVGSIALLGTIGGVLWACAGVGVAFGVHALASLWVVKRADGVPYMRLLRPLVRPLLACLPLVVAVLAVRYGMRSLHGLPRGCRLGAEVVVGGLAFVASALVIARQASRDFLQLAREAVRRRR from the coding sequence GTGGCCGGCTCCTCCGCGCTTGCTCGAAAGGCCGTCCTCGGCGCGGTCTGGACGATCGCGACCGGGCTCGGCTCGCGCGTGCTCGGCCTGATAGGCACCCTCGTGCTCACCCGGTTCATCGCGCCGGATGTGTACGGCGAGGTCTCGGCAGCGTCCGTCGTGATCATGACGGCGCACTTCATGTCGAGCCTCGGGACCGGCCAGTTCATCGCGTCGAGGCCCAACCTCGACCGTCAGATGGTCTTCAACGCGACCGTCTATTTCCACGTCGCGGGCCTCGTCGCCATCGCCGCCGTCTACCTCCTCCGGGAGCCGATCGCGGTGCACCTCGTCGGCGCGCCCGGGATGCTCCAGTTCATGCCGGGGCTCATCCTCGCGATGTTCATCGATCGGATCTGGTACGTCCCCGATCGCCTGCTCATCCGCGAGATGCGCTTCCGCAGCGTCAGCCTCCGGAACGCCGCCGGCGAGCTCACCTACACCGCGGCGTCCGTCTCCCTTGCCATGCTCGGCTGGGGAGGAAACGCCATCGTGGTCGCGACGCTCCTGCGCGCCGTCGTGCGCGTGGTGACCACGGTCCCGGCGGTGAAGCTCTCCGAGTGGCTGACGCCGAGCCCGCTGTCGGGCGAGAAGGCGCGCGAGCTGTTCGCCTTCGGCATCCCGCTCAACTTCGGGTCGCTGGCGAACTTCGGGGCCTCCAAGTGGGACAACCTCGTCATGATCCGCCTGTTCGGGGAGCAGGTCGGCGGGCTCTACAACCTCGCGTGGAACCTCGCCGACATCCCGGCCTCCCAGGTCGGCGAGCGCATCGGCGACGTGCTCGTCCCGTCGTTCGCGAAGCTCGAGCCGGAGCAGCGCAAGGCGGCGCTCGTCCGCGCGCTCACGCTGCTCGCGCTCCTCATCTTCCCGCTCGCCGTGGGCCTCGGCGCGGTCGCCCCGACGATCCTGAACGACACCTTCTTCAACGAGGCATGGGAGCCGGCCGGCCCGCTCCTCGCCGTGCTGTCCGCGCTCGGCGTCACGCGCCCGATCGGCTGGGTCTTGTCCTCGTACATGCAGGTCTACGGCCGGACGCGGACGATCATGGTCCTTGAGTGGCTCAAGGTGGCCGCGATCGTCGGCAGCATCGCGCTGCTCGGGACGATCGGCGGGGTCCTCTGGGCCTGCGCCGGCGTCGGCGTCGCGTTCGGGGTGCACGCCCTGGCGAGCCTCTGGGTGGTCAAGCGCGCCGATGGCGTCCCGTACATGCGGCTCCTGCGCCCGCTGGTCCGCCCGCTCCTCGCGTGCCTGCCCCTGGTCGTCGCGGTGCTCGCCGTCCGCTACGGCATGCGGTCGCTCCACGGCCTGCCCCGCGGGTGCCGCCTTGGCGCCGAGGTGGTGGTCGGCGGGCTCGCCTTCGTCGCTTCCGCGCTCGTCATCGCGCGGCAGGCATCACGGGACTTCCTCCAGCTCGCCCGCGAGGCGGTCCGCCGCCGCCGTTAA
- a CDS encoding nucleotide sugar dehydrogenase — MAETHPAAVESLLAKINSREAQVGIIGMGYVGLPLALTFIEKGFRVLGFDVDPEKVTALSEGKSYIKHLDPARVAAAAKTGLFEATADFSRLNEPDAILICVPTPLTAQREPDMSYVVGSAQKIKERLRKGQLVVLESTTYPGTTDELVKGILEQSGLRMGQDFYLAFSPEREDPGNRDHSTATIPKVVGGVDRASLALSVALYSQAIARTVSVSSARAAEAAKLTENIFRAINIALVNELKVVYDAMGIDVWEVLDAASTKPFGFMRFNPGPGWGGHCIPLDPFYLAWKAREYGVSTKFIELAGEVNVEMPHYVVNKLQLALNERGKALKGTKVLLLGVAYKKDIDDPRESPAFEIIELLRRLGAVLSFHDPHVPKLPRMRTWPHLPELSSIPLNEDTLKSHDAVMLVTDHSVVDYDLVLNHAALIVDARGVYRAANPKVVKA; from the coding sequence ATGGCAGAGACGCATCCCGCTGCGGTCGAGAGCCTCCTGGCCAAGATCAACTCTCGCGAAGCCCAGGTGGGCATCATCGGCATGGGTTATGTCGGCCTGCCGCTGGCGCTCACGTTCATCGAGAAGGGCTTCCGCGTGCTGGGCTTCGACGTGGACCCCGAGAAGGTCACCGCGCTCAGCGAGGGGAAGAGCTACATCAAGCACCTCGATCCCGCGCGCGTCGCGGCTGCCGCCAAGACCGGCCTGTTCGAGGCGACGGCCGACTTCTCGCGGCTCAACGAGCCCGACGCCATCCTCATCTGCGTCCCCACCCCGCTGACGGCGCAGCGGGAGCCCGACATGAGCTACGTCGTCGGCTCGGCCCAGAAGATCAAGGAGCGGCTGCGGAAGGGCCAGCTCGTCGTGCTCGAGTCCACCACGTACCCGGGCACGACCGATGAGCTCGTGAAGGGCATCCTCGAGCAATCGGGCCTGCGCATGGGCCAGGATTTCTACCTCGCCTTCTCGCCCGAGCGCGAGGATCCGGGCAACCGCGATCACAGCACCGCGACCATCCCGAAGGTCGTCGGCGGCGTCGATCGCGCGTCGCTGGCCCTCTCGGTGGCGCTCTACTCGCAGGCGATCGCGCGCACCGTGTCCGTCTCCTCCGCGCGCGCGGCCGAGGCCGCGAAGCTCACCGAGAACATCTTCCGGGCCATCAACATCGCCCTCGTGAACGAGCTCAAGGTCGTCTACGACGCCATGGGCATCGACGTCTGGGAGGTGCTCGACGCCGCGTCGACCAAGCCGTTCGGCTTCATGCGGTTCAACCCCGGCCCGGGCTGGGGCGGCCACTGCATCCCGCTCGATCCGTTCTACCTCGCGTGGAAGGCGCGCGAGTACGGCGTGTCCACCAAGTTCATCGAGCTCGCCGGCGAGGTGAACGTCGAGATGCCGCACTACGTCGTCAACAAGCTCCAGCTCGCGCTGAACGAGCGCGGCAAGGCGCTAAAGGGCACGAAGGTCCTGCTCCTCGGCGTCGCCTACAAGAAGGACATCGACGACCCGCGCGAGAGCCCCGCGTTCGAGATCATCGAGCTCCTGCGCAGGCTCGGCGCCGTGCTGAGCTTCCACGACCCGCACGTGCCCAAGCTGCCGCGCATGCGCACCTGGCCGCATCTGCCGGAGCTCTCGTCCATCCCCCTCAACGAGGACACGCTCAAGAGCCACGACGCGGTCATGTTGGTCACCGACCACTCCGTGGTCGACTACGATCTGGTGCTGAACCACGCCGCCCTGATCGTCGACGCCCGCGGCGTCTACCGCGCGGCGAACCCCAAGGTCGTCAAGGCCTGA
- a CDS encoding PP2C family protein-serine/threonine phosphatase yields the protein MPIDPGGLHFEEDKPTAIRKLGELDPPRIAAKHLFTLMDLSRRLLSIEDATDRFDALCQLMVREDFHGSMALALRLRQNGALTILSGPHRPFQSLRREDSVAPPYISRRVLAAVQDTREPVLAGNLVSDSATVELTMSRDVMALWVVACPLRVEEQMMNLLYVTLPPDFGSVEWLGLIALAAEVYQQAESAWEARRHAQAHAAIERELEMAHQIQRTFVPKRLEFKALDVALGFEPCRWVGGDYVDIVPMPDGRLMLAVADVCGKGLQAALIGSSVHTMVRATVDAGRGITGMMDRLNAYLCEYLPEHSFVTMVAVALDPATGRMECVNAGHPPALVATAEGGLRHLQAAVNPALGVGPVPMEAHQSVLAPGEVLAMYTDGLTELRNSSKQMLGLHALGTGFAKLCATSAGRPVASIADKLTHMLEEFRGDQLPEDDRAFLLARRT from the coding sequence GTGCCGATCGACCCGGGCGGCCTCCATTTCGAGGAGGACAAACCGACCGCGATCCGCAAGCTCGGCGAGCTCGACCCGCCGCGGATCGCGGCGAAGCACCTGTTCACCCTGATGGACCTGTCGCGGCGGCTCCTCAGCATCGAGGACGCGACGGATCGGTTCGACGCGCTCTGCCAGCTGATGGTCCGCGAGGACTTCCACGGCAGCATGGCGCTCGCGCTGCGGCTCCGGCAGAACGGCGCGCTGACGATCCTGTCCGGGCCGCACCGCCCCTTCCAGTCGCTCCGGCGCGAGGACTCCGTCGCCCCGCCGTACATCTCGCGCCGCGTGCTCGCGGCGGTGCAGGACACGCGCGAGCCGGTGCTCGCCGGCAACCTGGTGAGCGACAGCGCCACGGTCGAGCTCACGATGTCGCGCGACGTCATGGCCCTCTGGGTCGTGGCCTGTCCGCTGCGCGTCGAGGAGCAGATGATGAACCTGCTCTACGTGACCCTGCCGCCCGACTTCGGCAGCGTCGAGTGGCTCGGGCTCATCGCGCTCGCGGCGGAGGTCTATCAGCAGGCCGAGTCGGCCTGGGAGGCGCGGCGCCACGCGCAGGCGCACGCGGCGATCGAGCGCGAGCTCGAGATGGCGCACCAGATCCAGCGGACCTTCGTCCCGAAGCGGCTGGAGTTCAAGGCGCTGGACGTGGCGCTCGGCTTCGAGCCGTGCCGGTGGGTCGGGGGCGACTACGTGGACATCGTCCCGATGCCGGACGGCCGCCTCATGCTCGCCGTGGCGGACGTCTGCGGCAAGGGGCTCCAGGCCGCGCTCATCGGCTCGAGCGTCCACACGATGGTGCGCGCGACGGTCGACGCCGGCCGCGGGATCACGGGCATGATGGACCGGCTGAACGCCTACCTCTGCGAGTACCTGCCGGAGCACTCGTTCGTCACGATGGTGGCCGTCGCCCTCGACCCCGCGACGGGCCGCATGGAGTGCGTCAACGCAGGGCACCCACCGGCGCTGGTGGCGACCGCGGAGGGCGGCCTGCGGCACCTCCAGGCGGCCGTCAACCCGGCGCTCGGGGTCGGCCCGGTGCCGATGGAGGCGCACCAGAGCGTGCTCGCGCCGGGCGAGGTGCTCGCGATGTACACCGACGGGCTCACCGAGCTGCGCAACTCGTCGAAGCAGATGCTCGGCCTGCACGCGCTCGGCACGGGCTTCGCCAAGCTCTGCGCGACGAGCGCTGGCCGCCCGGTCGCGTCGATCGCCGACAAGCTCACGCACATGCTCGAGGAGTTCCGCGGCGACCAGCTGCCCGAGGACGACAGGGCCTTCCTCCTCGCGCGGCGCACCTGA
- a CDS encoding protein kinase encodes MDKKMNQQPSGPTPPQEALGAIPADASARPAGPQPPSVSGMINRTLAHWYVAVLVAIAGLGFTVLVVQSRKPAYRSETVIFYREGVKATYLGPDGPDPLRTLSARLKETLLARSNLEKVVTEFNLFPDVLEKRGMVDAVDRLRAKITFKARSQDTFAISAEGETREQAQEVTQRLADILVEETTRMRRSQAKLTNEFLDAELKRAEQDVEKAETELAAFLAEHPEFATEQSTPGGSQGGAAIRERERRATGTDPTLEALERQVPRLRSRLTGKPEQPAVSAAGVPSPALTRQRDQAEQELATARRDLADKQSRFTEQHPDVRAAAARVTNAEAALRRAEQALVLPPEPVVEVPATDEAEKAKIKSQLAALEREIAVRRGAKKGNAADASEAAKQIINTETDWSRLTREKARAQQRLSDLEGKSFRAEIAASSEQGGYSAQIEVLDPAYRPSAPSSPSRLIIAIGGLFLSVAAGIAAAAARGIVFDDRVYDMEDIDRMALAPVLVVVPPAARAPRGRRG; translated from the coding sequence ATGGACAAGAAGATGAACCAGCAGCCCTCCGGGCCTACCCCGCCCCAGGAGGCGCTCGGGGCGATTCCCGCCGACGCATCGGCGCGGCCGGCAGGTCCGCAGCCGCCCAGCGTCAGCGGGATGATCAACCGGACGCTGGCGCACTGGTACGTGGCGGTGCTGGTAGCGATCGCGGGGCTCGGGTTCACGGTGCTCGTCGTGCAGTCGAGGAAGCCCGCGTACCGCTCCGAGACCGTGATCTTCTACCGCGAGGGCGTCAAGGCGACGTACCTCGGGCCGGACGGGCCCGACCCGCTCCGCACCCTCTCCGCGCGCCTCAAGGAGACGCTGCTCGCGCGCTCCAACCTCGAGAAGGTCGTGACCGAGTTCAACCTCTTCCCCGACGTCCTCGAGAAGCGGGGCATGGTCGACGCTGTCGATCGGCTCCGCGCCAAGATCACCTTCAAGGCCCGCTCGCAGGACACCTTCGCGATCTCGGCCGAAGGGGAGACGCGCGAGCAGGCGCAGGAGGTGACGCAGCGGCTCGCGGACATCCTCGTCGAGGAGACGACGCGCATGCGCAGGTCGCAGGCGAAGCTGACGAACGAGTTCCTCGACGCCGAGCTGAAGCGCGCCGAGCAGGACGTCGAGAAGGCCGAGACCGAGCTCGCGGCGTTCCTGGCAGAGCACCCCGAGTTCGCCACCGAGCAGTCCACCCCCGGCGGCTCGCAGGGCGGCGCCGCCATCCGCGAGCGGGAGCGGCGCGCCACCGGGACCGACCCGACCCTCGAGGCGCTCGAGCGGCAGGTGCCCCGCCTGCGCAGCCGGCTCACCGGCAAGCCGGAGCAACCGGCGGTGAGCGCCGCCGGGGTGCCCTCCCCCGCGCTCACCCGGCAGCGGGATCAGGCCGAGCAGGAGCTCGCCACCGCGCGGCGGGATCTGGCCGACAAGCAGTCCCGCTTCACCGAGCAGCACCCCGACGTCCGGGCGGCGGCGGCCCGCGTGACCAACGCCGAGGCGGCGCTGCGGCGCGCCGAGCAGGCGCTCGTCCTGCCGCCGGAGCCGGTGGTGGAGGTCCCCGCGACCGACGAGGCCGAGAAGGCGAAGATCAAGTCCCAGCTCGCGGCTCTCGAGCGGGAGATCGCGGTGCGCAGGGGCGCGAAGAAGGGCAACGCGGCCGACGCCAGCGAGGCGGCGAAGCAGATCATCAACACCGAGACCGACTGGTCGCGGCTCACCCGCGAGAAGGCGCGCGCGCAGCAGCGCCTCTCCGACCTCGAGGGCAAGTCGTTCCGCGCCGAGATCGCAGCGAGCTCGGAGCAGGGCGGCTACTCGGCGCAGATCGAGGTGCTCGACCCGGCATACCGGCCGAGCGCGCCGTCGAGCCCGTCGCGGTTGATCATCGCCATCGGCGGGCTGTTCTTGTCCGTTGCGGCCGGCATCGCGGCCGCCGCGGCGCGTGGCATCGTGTTCGACGATCGGGTTTACGACATGGAAGATATCGATCGAATGGCGCTCGCTCCGGTGCTCGTCGTCGTACCGCCCGCCGCGCGCGCGCCCCGAGGGCGCCGTGGCTGA